The Streptomyces kanamyceticus genome window below encodes:
- a CDS encoding SCO2583 family membrane protein: protein MGGPGDPPAGEPEGAPNGGEDEYRSVVFDESFVRAARLQEFSAQERMGDHARAVRRRSTVQRNLSRQAVILVVLIAVAFGTAIYMGVRHPDATPVGKPPEPLRMTVIPLAPQGRVPGSRKVADLYAHSPAAQFSVGADGINLPAVHRTSHFSESQVMTALTTVKDYLVESSLDADVLTGGSTRPVRILVDPGQLGQFDRSFRHPAADGRHAATGWLVRFDPTAVELADERVRVQGTLRATETDKSTIEVTSDHTFVYALRPADNGDAEASLFTVRRQLQFRFDRDDLRIRQAELLVSYLQAGPLACPAESANHLRPLLAGQKAKAGGPAGTDPYATGGATALCGTLAASAQPSW, encoded by the coding sequence ATGGGCGGGCCAGGAGACCCACCTGCGGGGGAACCCGAAGGCGCCCCCAACGGTGGTGAGGACGAATACCGATCCGTCGTCTTCGACGAGTCGTTCGTCCGTGCTGCACGCCTCCAGGAGTTCTCCGCGCAGGAGCGCATGGGCGATCACGCGCGCGCGGTGCGCCGCCGCTCCACGGTCCAGCGCAACCTGTCCCGGCAGGCCGTGATCCTCGTCGTCCTGATCGCGGTGGCCTTCGGCACGGCGATCTACATGGGCGTACGCCATCCGGACGCCACCCCGGTCGGCAAGCCGCCGGAGCCGCTGCGGATGACGGTGATACCGCTCGCCCCGCAGGGCCGGGTGCCAGGATCGCGCAAGGTCGCCGATCTCTACGCGCACAGCCCGGCCGCGCAGTTCAGCGTGGGCGCCGACGGCATCAACCTCCCTGCCGTACACCGCACTTCGCACTTCTCGGAGAGCCAGGTGATGACCGCGCTGACCACCGTCAAGGACTACCTCGTCGAGTCCTCGCTCGACGCGGACGTGCTCACCGGCGGCTCCACGAGGCCCGTGCGGATCCTGGTCGACCCCGGCCAGCTCGGCCAGTTCGACCGGAGCTTCAGGCACCCGGCGGCGGACGGGCGGCACGCGGCGACCGGCTGGCTGGTGCGGTTCGATCCGACGGCCGTCGAGCTCGCCGACGAGCGGGTCAGGGTCCAGGGCACCCTGCGGGCCACGGAGACGGACAAGAGCACCATCGAGGTGACCTCCGACCACACCTTCGTCTACGCGCTGCGACCGGCCGACAACGGCGACGCCGAGGCGTCCCTGTTCACCGTCCGCCGCCAGCTCCAGTTCCGCTTCGACCGCGACGACCTGCGGATCCGCCAGGCGGAGCTGCTCGTCAGCTACCTCCAGGCGGGCCCGCTGGCCTGCCCCGCCGAATCGGCGAACCACCTGCGGCCGCTGCTCGCGGGGCAGAAGGCGAAGGCGGGCGGGCCCGCGGGCACCGATCCGTACGCGACGGGCGGCGCGACGGCGCTGTGCGGGACGCTGGCGGCTTCGGCGCAGCCTTCGTGGTGA
- a CDS encoding M48 family metallopeptidase, protein MTDDHNGGQENGGHENVPSRQRRRFPGISSRAYEHPADRSALVALRKLSGFDTVFKTLSGLLPERSLRLLFLSDSVRVSDAQFAHLNSMLRDACYILDLEKVPPMYVNQDPVPNAMCIGLDEPIIVVTTGLVELLDEEEMRAVVGHEVGHALSGHSVYRTILLFLTNLALKVAWIPLGNVAIMAIVTALREWFRKSELSADRAGLLVGQDLQASMRGLMKIAGGNHLHEMNVDAFLEQAEEYEAGGDLRDSVLKILNVMPRTHPFTTVRAAELKKWAESRDYQRIMDGHYPRRDEDKDTSVSDSFRQSASSYADNVRNSKDPLMKLVSDIAGGAGDLGGKLRGKFAGQGPQDRSGPDDDRPGSGGPDSDSNGGAK, encoded by the coding sequence ATGACCGACGACCACAACGGCGGCCAGGAGAACGGCGGCCACGAGAACGTGCCGAGCCGACAGCGCAGGCGTTTCCCCGGCATCTCCTCACGGGCGTACGAACACCCGGCCGACCGCTCGGCCCTGGTGGCCCTGCGCAAGCTCAGCGGCTTCGACACGGTCTTCAAGACGCTCAGCGGACTGCTGCCCGAGCGCAGCCTCAGGCTGCTGTTCCTCTCGGACTCGGTCCGGGTGTCCGACGCGCAGTTCGCGCACCTCAACAGCATGCTGCGGGACGCCTGTTACATCCTGGACCTGGAGAAGGTCCCGCCGATGTACGTCAACCAGGACCCGGTGCCGAACGCGATGTGCATCGGCCTCGACGAGCCGATCATCGTCGTGACGACGGGCCTGGTCGAACTGCTCGACGAGGAGGAGATGCGGGCGGTCGTCGGCCACGAGGTGGGCCACGCGCTCTCCGGCCACTCCGTCTACCGCACGATCCTGCTGTTCCTGACCAACCTCGCGCTGAAGGTCGCGTGGATCCCGCTGGGCAATGTCGCGATCATGGCGATCGTGACGGCGCTGCGCGAGTGGTTCCGCAAGTCCGAGCTCTCCGCGGACCGCGCGGGCCTCCTGGTCGGGCAGGATCTCCAGGCCTCCATGCGCGGCCTGATGAAGATCGCGGGCGGCAATCACCTGCACGAGATGAACGTGGACGCGTTCCTGGAGCAGGCCGAGGAGTACGAGGCGGGGGGCGATCTGCGCGACTCCGTCCTGAAGATCCTCAACGTCATGCCGCGCACGCATCCCTTCACCACGGTGCGCGCCGCCGAGCTGAAGAAGTGGGCCGAGTCCCGCGACTACCAGCGGATCATGGACGGCCACTACCCGCGCAGGGACGAGGACAAGGACACCTCGGTCTCGGACTCCTTCCGCCAGTCCGCTTCGTCGTACGCGGACAACGTCCGCAACAGCAAGGACCCGCTGATGAAGCTGGTCAGCGACATCGCGGGCGGCGCGGGCGACCTGGGCGGCAAGCTGCGCGGCAAGTTCGCGGGGCAGGGCCCCCAGGACCGGAGCGGGCCGGACGACGACCGCCCCGGCAGCGGCGGCCCCGACAGCGACAGCAACGGCGGCGCGAAGTAA
- the nadD gene encoding nicotinate-nucleotide adenylyltransferase → MGEQDMPTGPVSNGKRRLGVMGGTFDPIHHGHLVAASEVAAQFHLDEVVFVPTGQPWQKSDKQVSPAEDRYLMTVIATAENPQFSVSRIDIDRGGATYTTDTLRDLRALNPDTDLFFITGADALGQILTWRDTEELFSLAHFIGVTRPGHTLADPGLPKGGVSLVEVPALAISSTDCRARVAKGDPVWYLVPDGVVRYIDKRELYRGD, encoded by the coding sequence ATGGGAGAGCAGGACATGCCTACCGGTCCGGTGAGCAACGGCAAGCGTCGCCTGGGCGTCATGGGCGGAACGTTCGATCCGATCCACCACGGACACCTGGTGGCGGCCAGTGAGGTCGCCGCGCAGTTCCACCTCGACGAGGTGGTGTTCGTGCCGACCGGGCAGCCGTGGCAGAAGAGCGACAAACAGGTGTCCCCGGCCGAGGACCGCTATCTGATGACGGTCATCGCGACCGCCGAGAACCCGCAGTTCTCGGTGAGCCGCATCGACATCGACCGCGGCGGTGCCACGTACACCACGGACACCCTGCGCGACCTGCGCGCACTCAACCCCGACACGGACCTCTTCTTCATCACGGGCGCCGACGCCCTCGGCCAGATCCTCACCTGGCGCGACACCGAAGAGCTGTTTTCCCTCGCGCACTTCATCGGGGTCACCCGGCCCGGGCACACGCTGGCCGATCCCGGCCTGCCGAAGGGCGGCGTCTCCCTGGTCGAGGTCCCCGCCCTGGCGATCTCCTCCACGGACTGCCGCGCGCGGGTCGCCAAGGGAGACCCCGTCTGGTACCTGGTGCCGGACGGCGTGGTGCGTTACATCGACAAGCGCGAGCTGTACCGCGGCGACTGA
- a CDS encoding LCP family protein, translated as MNDRQYDPYAGSDPYAGEYPADQYQVVGYDEYGRPVYQQVQQQVPQQQPPQPPQPPQPQQPQGYGYDPYAASGGQQQGYDTGAGSYNTGAYENGTYDAYDTYGGGAGASYDTGTGTGTAHDAGWIPQQQPRQQQAPQQSQQQAPQQPPQVPEPAQDEQRHQAQAQREPQRDSQREYETQQFSFIEEPDEDSEDVIDWLKFTESRTERREEAKRRGRSRVVALVVALVLVVAGGVGYLWFADKLPGQSEETGGAAAAAGPQKRDVVVVHLHNTKNKATSTALLVNNATTKQGATVLLPNSLAVPDDNGASTTLGKSVDDDGSTGTRESIDTVLGTEVEGTWRLDTPYLNNLVELVGNVDVDTNTDVPDPKAKKGQAPLVKKGEQQTLSGPMAVAYATYRASGEDENAQLTRFGQVMQGILRKLSSDPQAATTTVQSLAQILDPSLEEKDLGAFLAKLADRAKGGDYKTTLLPVQQDGTLSEKAGDSVVKDVLGGAVKSPDKGAAVRVGVKNASGAKAAAQEARVTLVNGGYSFIDGGAGSAAQPTSQVTYADEAKKTQATEVAKTLGLPASAVRKGKTAANADVSVVLGQDYKAG; from the coding sequence GTGAACGACCGACAGTACGACCCGTATGCGGGCAGCGACCCGTACGCGGGCGAGTACCCGGCTGATCAGTACCAGGTCGTCGGGTACGACGAGTACGGGCGGCCGGTGTACCAGCAGGTGCAGCAGCAGGTCCCTCAACAGCAGCCACCGCAGCCACCGCAGCCACCGCAGCCACAGCAGCCGCAGGGGTACGGGTACGACCCGTACGCGGCTTCGGGCGGGCAGCAGCAGGGGTACGACACCGGGGCCGGGTCCTACAACACCGGGGCGTACGAGAACGGGACGTACGACGCGTACGACACGTACGGCGGCGGCGCGGGGGCTTCGTACGACACGGGGACCGGCACCGGCACCGCGCACGACGCCGGATGGATCCCTCAGCAGCAGCCCAGGCAGCAGCAGGCCCCGCAGCAGTCCCAGCAGCAGGCCCCGCAACAGCCTCCGCAGGTCCCCGAGCCCGCGCAGGACGAGCAGCGGCACCAGGCCCAGGCCCAGCGAGAGCCCCAGCGCGACTCCCAGCGCGAGTACGAGACCCAGCAGTTCTCGTTCATCGAGGAGCCCGACGAGGACTCCGAAGACGTCATCGACTGGCTGAAGTTCACCGAGAGCCGCACCGAGCGGCGCGAGGAGGCCAAGCGGCGCGGCCGCTCCCGTGTCGTCGCGCTCGTGGTCGCCCTCGTGCTCGTCGTGGCGGGCGGCGTCGGCTACCTGTGGTTCGCGGACAAGCTGCCGGGCCAGTCGGAGGAGACCGGCGGAGCCGCCGCCGCGGCGGGCCCGCAGAAGCGCGACGTGGTCGTCGTCCATCTGCACAACACCAAGAACAAGGCGACCTCCACCGCGCTCCTGGTGAACAACGCCACCACCAAGCAGGGCGCCACCGTCCTGCTGCCCAACTCCCTCGCCGTCCCCGACGACAACGGAGCCTCGACCACGCTCGGCAAGTCCGTCGACGACGACGGCTCGACCGGCACCCGCGAGTCGATCGACACGGTGCTCGGCACCGAGGTCGAGGGCACCTGGCGCCTCGACACCCCCTACCTCAACAACCTCGTCGAACTCGTCGGCAACGTCGACGTCGACACGAACACCGACGTACCCGACCCGAAGGCCAAGAAGGGCCAGGCACCCCTGGTCAAGAAGGGCGAGCAGCAGACCCTGAGCGGCCCGATGGCCGTCGCCTACGCCACCTACCGGGCCTCGGGCGAGGACGAGAACGCCCAGCTCACCCGGTTCGGCCAGGTCATGCAGGGCATCCTGCGCAAGCTGTCGTCGGACCCGCAGGCGGCGACCACCACCGTGCAGTCGCTCGCACAGATCCTCGACCCCTCGCTGGAGGAGAAGGACCTCGGCGCCTTCCTCGCCAAGCTCGCCGACCGCGCGAAGGGCGGCGACTACAAGACGACGCTGCTGCCCGTGCAACAGGACGGGACGCTGAGCGAGAAGGCCGGTGACAGCGTGGTCAAGGACGTCCTCGGCGGCGCGGTGAAGAGCCCGGACAAGGGCGCGGCCGTACGGGTCGGCGTTAAGAACGCCTCCGGGGCGAAGGCCGCGGCGCAGGAGGCCAGGGTCACCCTCGTCAACGGCGGCTACTCCTTCATCGACGGCGGCGCGGGCTCCGCGGCCCAACCCACCTCGCAGGTCACCTATGCCGACGAGGCCAAGAAGACGCAGGCCACCGAGGTCGCCAAGACCCTCGGCCTGCCGGCGAGCGCGGTCCGCAAGGGCAAGACGGCGGCCAACGCGGACGTGTCGGTCGTCCTCGGCCAGGACTACAAGGCGGGCTGA
- the rsfS gene encoding ribosome silencing factor: MTATDRSTELINVAAQAAADKLAHDIIAYDVSDVLSITDAFLLASAPNDRQVKSIVDEIEEQLNKQLGAKPVRREGDRDARWILLDYVDIVVHVQHSEERVFYALERLWKDCPEIDLPEEAKATRGKAAEHAEQRAAEEADLDGELR; this comes from the coding sequence GTGACCGCCACGGACCGCTCCACCGAGCTCATCAACGTCGCCGCCCAGGCGGCTGCCGACAAGCTCGCGCACGACATCATCGCGTACGACGTCAGCGACGTGCTGTCGATCACGGACGCCTTCCTGCTCGCCTCCGCGCCCAACGACCGCCAGGTCAAGTCGATCGTCGACGAGATCGAGGAGCAGCTGAACAAGCAGCTCGGCGCCAAGCCGGTCCGCCGCGAGGGGGACCGCGACGCCCGCTGGATCCTCCTCGACTACGTGGACATCGTGGTGCACGTCCAGCACAGCGAGGAGCGTGTCTTCTACGCGCTCGAGCGCCTGTGGAAGGACTGCCCCGAGATCGACCTGCCCGAGGAAGCCAAGGCGACCCGCGGCAAGGCCGCCGAGCACGCCGAGCAGCGGGCCGCGGAGGAGGCCGACCTGGACGGTGAGCTGCGGTGA
- a CDS encoding histidine phosphatase family protein has translation MSNRGCRVILWRHGQTSWNLERRFQGSTDIELTETGVSQARRAARLLASLKPDAIVASDLKRAAATAAELAAVTGLPVTHEEGLRETYAGEWQGLTHDEIIARFGDQYAAWKRGEPVRRGGGELETEVADRAAPIVLRHADKLPDNGTLVVVSHGGTIRTTIGRLLGLDSHHWEGLGGLSNCCWSVLGQGARGWRLLEHNAGTLPEPVLGDDD, from the coding sequence GTGAGCAACCGCGGCTGCCGCGTCATCCTGTGGCGGCACGGCCAGACGTCCTGGAACCTGGAGCGCCGCTTCCAGGGCTCCACGGACATCGAGCTGACCGAGACGGGCGTCTCCCAGGCCAGGCGCGCCGCCCGGCTGCTCGCCTCCCTGAAGCCGGACGCCATCGTCGCCTCCGACCTCAAGCGGGCGGCGGCCACCGCGGCCGAGCTCGCCGCCGTCACGGGCCTGCCCGTGACGCACGAGGAGGGGCTGCGGGAGACGTACGCCGGTGAGTGGCAGGGCCTGACGCACGACGAGATCATCGCGCGCTTCGGCGACCAGTACGCCGCGTGGAAGCGGGGCGAGCCGGTGCGCCGCGGCGGCGGCGAGCTGGAGACCGAGGTCGCCGACCGGGCCGCGCCCATCGTGCTCCGGCACGCCGACAAGCTGCCCGACAACGGCACGCTGGTGGTGGTCAGCCACGGCGGCACCATACGCACCACGATCGGTCGCCTCCTCGGTCTCGACTCCCACCACTGGGAAGGGCTCGGCGGTCTCTCCAACTGCTGCTGGTCCGTCCTCGGCCAGGGCGCGCGCGGCTGGCGGCTCCTCGAGCACAACGCGGGCACCCTTCCGGAACCCGTGCTCGGCGACGACGACTGA
- a CDS encoding MFS transporter, with protein sequence MTTTTPPAPAGSTPALSKASGTDNRRGPLLAVVLAAQFMAPLDVFIVNVAAPTIRTELHASGAGLQLVIAGYTITYAVLLITGARLGERVGHRRVYLGGLAVFTAASLACGLAQSTGELIAFRLLQGAGSAILIPQVLSLIQRNFTGEARVKALGAYSAVLATGAAAGQVLGGILVSADLFGTGWRPVFLVNVPVGLVLLVAAVRVLPRDEVGRRAERAAGRARGLDLPGLVLLGAAVSLFTVPLVLGQEADWPLWSWLSMAAAVVLFALFRAYESRLARRGGAPLIAPRVLRTPGIGLAVFRIVAVMAVNAGFLFALTLHVQSGLGYSPLRAGLTFAPTAAAFGLVGLVWRRWPQALQRTLIPGGFALTAVSTAAVGLLLRDGGDGGPWLYVAFVGVGGGLSLGFGPTLTRALAGVRAEDAADASGLLSTVTQLGQLTGVAAFGAFFLNRLESQGAPGAYSSGNALLVCFYALASVAALGAVSGLVRMRR encoded by the coding sequence ATGACGACGACCACTCCACCCGCACCCGCGGGTTCAACTCCCGCACTCAGTAAAGCGTCCGGCACTGACAATCGCCGCGGGCCGCTGCTCGCGGTCGTGCTGGCCGCCCAGTTCATGGCCCCGCTCGACGTCTTCATCGTCAATGTCGCGGCGCCCACCATCCGCACCGAACTGCACGCGTCCGGCGCCGGGTTGCAGCTGGTGATCGCCGGTTACACCATCACGTACGCCGTACTCCTGATCACCGGCGCCCGCCTCGGCGAGCGCGTCGGCCACCGCCGCGTCTACCTCGGCGGGCTCGCGGTCTTCACCGCGGCCTCGCTGGCCTGCGGACTCGCCCAGAGCACCGGCGAGTTGATCGCCTTCCGGCTGCTGCAGGGCGCGGGCTCCGCAATCCTCATCCCGCAGGTGCTCAGCCTGATCCAGCGCAACTTCACGGGCGAGGCGCGGGTGAAGGCGCTCGGGGCGTACTCGGCGGTCCTCGCGACCGGTGCCGCCGCCGGGCAGGTGCTCGGCGGGATCCTCGTCAGCGCCGACCTGTTCGGCACCGGCTGGCGCCCGGTCTTCCTGGTCAATGTGCCGGTCGGCCTGGTGCTGCTCGTCGCGGCGGTGCGCGTGCTGCCACGCGACGAGGTCGGCCGAAGGGCCGAGCGGGCGGCGGGGCGGGCGCGCGGGCTCGACCTGCCGGGCCTCGTGCTGCTCGGCGCCGCCGTCTCGCTGTTCACGGTGCCGCTGGTGCTCGGGCAGGAGGCGGACTGGCCGCTGTGGTCCTGGCTGTCGATGGCCGCCGCGGTGGTGCTCTTCGCCCTCTTCCGCGCGTACGAGTCCCGGCTCGCGCGCCGCGGCGGTGCGCCGCTGATCGCGCCGCGGGTCCTGCGCACGCCCGGGATCGGCCTCGCGGTCTTCCGGATCGTCGCCGTGATGGCGGTCAACGCGGGCTTCCTGTTCGCGCTCACGCTGCACGTCCAGAGCGGCCTCGGCTACAGCCCGCTGCGCGCGGGTCTCACCTTCGCGCCGACCGCCGCGGCCTTCGGCCTGGTCGGCCTGGTGTGGCGGCGCTGGCCGCAGGCGCTCCAACGGACGCTGATTCCGGGCGGGTTCGCGCTGACCGCGGTATCGACGGCCGCGGTGGGGCTGCTCCTGCGCGACGGCGGCGACGGCGGACCCTGGCTCTACGTGGCCTTCGTGGGCGTCGGCGGCGGGCTCTCCCTCGGCTTCGGCCCGACGCTCACGCGGGCGCTCGCCGGGGTACGGGCCGAGGACGCGGCGGACGCCAGCGGGCTGCTCTCGACGGTCACACAGCTCGGCCAATTGACCGGAGTCGCCGCCTTCGGAGCGTTCTTCTTGAACCGTCTTGAGTCGCAAGGGGCCCCTGGGGCGTATTCATCCGGCAACGCGCTCCTGGTGTGCTTCTACGCGCTGGCCTCGGTGGCCGCACTGGGCGCCGTGTCCGGACTGGTACGAATGCGTCGCTGA
- a CDS encoding glycosyltransferase 87 family protein — protein MTVLALAAVHRRVPPAAGACLLSFTAFWLAQRAADVSMIDLLVYRAEGATVRAGGDLYALRTTEAGLPTTYPPFAALLFTPLTLLDTADMRTLATLGNLLLLVALVRLSLRLTGLPAHARSVLWVSAAAVWCEPVWTTLRYGQINLLLAVLVLWDLTRRPGRPGHRWAGVGIGVAAAVKLTPALFVVFLLLVGGAEALRRGAWRPPVRHACVAVAAFGCATLLAAAALPYDSLRFWTRMVFEAGRVGLAEDTANQSLRGVLARLLHTGDPGLWWVAVAVLVAAAGLGAAVAAALRGERAWAALSCAATALLVSPVSWSHHWVWCVPMLLLLGAEAARRGGRVRWAVAGAASLAFCSYALWWVPHGEGRLELAQNYGQMTLSALYVVTACAFLLIALTRSRTSRTS, from the coding sequence GTGACCGTGCTCGCGCTCGCCGCCGTCCACCGCCGTGTACCGCCTGCCGCCGGGGCCTGCCTGCTCTCCTTCACGGCCTTCTGGCTCGCGCAGCGCGCCGCCGACGTCTCGATGATCGACCTGCTGGTCTACCGGGCCGAGGGCGCGACCGTGCGTGCGGGCGGCGACCTCTACGCGCTGCGCACCACCGAGGCCGGCCTGCCCACGACCTACCCGCCGTTCGCCGCCCTCCTGTTCACCCCGCTGACGCTCCTGGACACGGCGGACATGCGCACCCTGGCGACCCTGGGGAACCTGCTCCTGCTGGTCGCGCTGGTGCGCCTCTCCTTGCGCCTCACCGGGCTGCCCGCGCACGCGCGGAGCGTCCTGTGGGTCTCCGCGGCCGCGGTCTGGTGCGAGCCGGTGTGGACGACCCTGCGGTACGGACAGATCAACCTGCTGCTCGCCGTCCTGGTCCTGTGGGACCTGACCCGGCGTCCCGGCCGACCGGGACACCGCTGGGCGGGGGTGGGGATCGGGGTCGCGGCGGCGGTCAAGCTCACGCCCGCGCTCTTCGTGGTGTTCCTGCTCCTGGTCGGCGGCGCCGAGGCGCTGCGGCGCGGTGCGTGGCGGCCTCCCGTGCGCCACGCGTGCGTGGCGGTCGCCGCGTTCGGCTGCGCGACGCTGCTCGCGGCCGCCGCCCTGCCGTACGACTCACTCCGGTTCTGGACCCGGATGGTCTTCGAGGCGGGCCGGGTCGGTCTCGCCGAGGACACGGCGAACCAGTCGCTGCGCGGCGTCCTCGCCCGGCTCCTGCACACCGGCGATCCGGGCCTGTGGTGGGTCGCGGTGGCCGTCCTGGTGGCCGCGGCGGGCCTCGGGGCCGCGGTGGCCGCCGCGCTGCGCGGGGAACGGGCCTGGGCGGCCCTGTCCTGCGCGGCGACGGCGCTCCTCGTCAGTCCGGTGTCGTGGTCGCACCACTGGGTGTGGTGCGTGCCGATGCTGCTGCTGCTCGGGGCGGAGGCGGCGCGCCGGGGCGGCCGGGTCCGGTGGGCGGTCGCCGGGGCCGCGTCCCTGGCCTTCTGCTCGTACGCCCTCTGGTGGGTGCCGCACGGCGAAGGTCGGCTGGAACTCGCCCAGAATTATGGCCAGATGACGCTGTCGGCCCTCTACGTAGTGACCGCCTGCGCGTTCCTGCTGATCGCGCTCACGCGGTCGCGAACGAGTAGAACCTCTTGA